A DNA window from Aspergillus nidulans FGSC A4 chromosome I contains the following coding sequences:
- the adaB gene encoding chromatin-binding transcription regulator ADA2 (transcript_id=CADANIAT00007046), whose product MGVIRKKTATRGTEAGTKYHCDVCSVDVTSTVRISCAHPSCPEYDLCVPCFAAGEKTKNHDPSTHPFQVIEQNSVPIFQEDWGADEELLLLEGAEIYGLGSWADIADHIGGYRTKEEVRDHYLSTYIDSPNFPLPERADPEDTRLQDSISKEEFQARKKRRIEERKEAAKAAPPTTPKQKPTASVPACHEVQGYMPGRLEFETEFMNDAEEAVQHMTFEPGAGETPNGETDAEMELKMTVVDIYNTRLTARTERKKILFEHNLLEYRKNTALEKKRTKEERELLNKAKPFARMMNHEDFEEFNKGLEYEHNLRLAIAQLQEWRQMGIADLKGGEKYEQEKQQRAQRLMPQGSFDRFASTRPKQNQQSEQPTAANQLTTPELPLRLQKAADASSKAQEPNVPLNDFDRMFAANGDGPATQPPKTKFVVQPLNGVIPWKLENEGAPDLHLLTKEEVELCDALHIQPKPYLVIKETLLKESMKAGGSLKKKDARALCKIDGNKSSRIFDFMVHSGWINKG is encoded by the exons ATGGGTGTAATACGAAAGAAGACCGCTACGCGCGGTACAGAAGCCGGCACCAAATATCACTGTGATGTGTGCTCTGTGGACGTCACTTCGACT GTTCGCATATCATGCGCTCACCCATCTTGCCCTGAATACGATCTATGTGTGCCATGCTTCGCGGCCGGAGAGAAAACAAAAAACCATGACCCATCTACGCATCCGTTTCAGGTTATAGAACAGAATTCGGTGCCCATCTTCCAAGAAGATTGGGGTGCCGACGAGGAGCTCTTGTTGCTGGAAGGTGCCGAGATCTATGGCTTGGGTTCGTGGGCCGATATCGCAGACCATATTGGTGGATATCggacgaaggaggaggtgcGTGATCATTATTTGAGCACATATATTGATAGCCCAAACTTCCCATTACCTGAGCGCGCTGATCCGGAGGATACGCGTCTCCAAGACTCGATTTCCAAGGAGGAATTCCAGGCTCGGAAGAAAAGGCGCATTGAAGAGCGCAAAGAGGCAGCTAAAGCTGCACCTCCTACCACACCAAAGCAGAAGCCTACAGCTAGTGTACCCGCTTGTCATGAGGTGCAAGGTTACATGCCGGGACGACTGGAATTCGAGACGGAATTTATGAACGATGCTGAGGAAGCTGTGCAACACATGACCTTTGAGCCTGGTGCGGGCGAGACGCCTAATGGTGAAACCGACGCCGAGATGGAATTGAAGATGACTGTTGTCGACATTTATAATACGCGCCTTACGGCGCGAACAGAGCGCAAGAAAATATTGTTTGAGCATAATCTCCTCGAATACCGGAAAAACACAGCTTTAGAGAAAAAGCGCACAAAGGAGGAGCGAGAGTTACTGAACAAGGCAAAACCATTCGCACGGATGATGAACCATGAAGACTTTGAGGAATTCAACAAGGGCCTAGAATACGAGCACAATCTCCGCCTGGCTATTGCACAACTTCAAGAATGGCGGCAGATGGGAATTGCTGATCTTAAGGGCGGCGAGAAATATGAGCAGGAGAAACAACAACGAGCTCAGCGGCTCATGCCACAAGGATCATTCGACAGATTTGCGAGTACACGGCCCAAGCAGAATCAGCAATCTGAGCAGCCTACTGCCGCCAACCAACTAACAACCCCAGAGCTCCCATTACGGCTCCAAAAAGCCGCTGACGCGTCTTCTAAGGCGCAAGAACCTAATGTCCCCTTGAACGATTTCGATCGTATGTTTGCCGCGAACGGTGACGGACCGGCCACTCAGCCCCCCAAAACTAAATTTGTCGTTCAGCCCTTGAACGGGGTGATTCCGTGGAAACTGGAGAATGAAGGCGCGCCGGACCTCCATCTGCTAACAAAGGAGGAAGTGGAGCTCTGCGATGCCCTTCATATCCAGCCGAAACCCTACTTGGTGATCAAGGAGACGCTATTGAAGGAATCAAT